In Rhododendron vialii isolate Sample 1 chromosome 9a, ASM3025357v1, the following are encoded in one genomic region:
- the LOC131301088 gene encoding uncharacterized protein LOC131301088, translating into MWWKDKSPGVKILWLWTLGTAAILVTNVARTRMRDMEKIMNPQAEEPTSVDSAVTDTSPTSPDVIGDQKSSEAV; encoded by the exons ATGTGGTGGAAGGACAAGAGTCCCGGCGTAAAGATACTTTGGCTCTGGACCTTGGGCACTGCCGCca TTTTGGTTACCAATGTTGCGAGGACTAGAATGAGAGACATGGAGAAGATCATGAATCCCCAAGCAGAAGAACCCACTAGCGTCGACTCTGCAGTAACAGACACTTCACCCACTTCCCCTGATGTCATTGGAGACCAGAAATCATCAGAGGCGGTTTGA